One segment of Phaeacidiphilus oryzae TH49 DNA contains the following:
- a CDS encoding aminoglycoside N(3)-acetyltransferase produces MAETPREPLCTRDSLAEDLRALGVRPGGALLVHSSLSSLGWVVGGAVTAVEALMAALGAAGTLVVPTHTSDNSDPGEWGNPPVPEEWWPVIRAHMPPYDPRITPSRGMGAIAETVRTWPGAQRSAHPQTSFSAHGPLAEKITGGHALDCRLGEDSPLARLEEADAQVLLLGAGYDSCTCFHLAEYRLPPDRRRTAECACAVSGPAGRAWRTFTDTRVTSEDFAELGAGYETAQPVTRGRVGGADSRLFPLRDAVAYAQAWLRDHR; encoded by the coding sequence ATGGCCGAGACCCCCCGCGAACCACTCTGCACCCGCGATTCGCTCGCCGAGGACCTCCGTGCGCTGGGCGTGCGCCCCGGAGGCGCGCTCCTCGTCCACTCCTCGCTCAGCTCCCTCGGCTGGGTCGTCGGCGGGGCGGTCACCGCGGTCGAGGCGCTGATGGCGGCGCTCGGCGCGGCGGGCACGCTGGTCGTCCCCACCCACACCTCCGACAACTCGGACCCCGGCGAATGGGGGAACCCGCCCGTCCCCGAGGAGTGGTGGCCAGTCATCCGCGCCCACATGCCCCCCTACGACCCGCGGATCACCCCCTCGCGAGGGATGGGCGCGATCGCGGAGACCGTCCGCACCTGGCCGGGCGCGCAGCGAAGCGCCCACCCGCAGACCTCCTTCTCGGCCCACGGCCCCCTGGCCGAGAAGATCACCGGCGGCCACGCGCTAGACTGCCGCCTCGGCGAGGACTCCCCCCTGGCCCGCCTGGAGGAGGCCGACGCCCAGGTCCTCCTCCTCGGCGCGGGCTACGACTCCTGCACCTGCTTCCACCTCGCCGAATACCGCCTCCCGCCGGACCGGCGCCGCACGGCCGAGTGCGCCTGCGCGGTCTCCGGCCCCGCCGGCCGCGCCTGGCGCACCTTCACCGACACCCGCGTCACCAGCGAGGACTTCGCCGAGCTGGGCGCCGGGTACGAAACCGCCCAGCCGGTCACCCGCGGCCGCGTCGGCGGCGCCGACTCCCGCCTGTTCCCCCTGCGGGATGCCGTCGCCTACGCCCAGGCCTGGCTCCGCGACCACCGCTGA
- a CDS encoding ABC transporter ATP-binding protein translates to MQSESDRPTPAIPAPRGAADPAVEIRGLTKRYRGKTAVDALDLTIRRGALTAVLGPNGAGKTTTVETCEGYRRPDAGIVRVLGLDPVADARALRPRIGVMLQSGGVYSGARAAEMLHHMAKLHAHPLDVPALIERLGLESCGRTGYRRLSGGQQQRLSLAMAVVGRPELVFLDEPTAGLDPQARRATWDLIRDLRRDGVTVVLTTHLMDEAEQLADEVAIVDHGKVIAVGSPEQLCRGGAENTLRFSGRPGLDLGGLLKALPDGTAVAELSPGSYRVEGTVDPQLLATVTSWCVQVGVLPDQLAVERRTLEDVFLELTGRDLRA, encoded by the coding sequence ATGCAATCCGAGTCGGACCGCCCCACCCCAGCGATCCCCGCACCACGCGGCGCCGCCGACCCCGCGGTGGAGATCCGCGGTCTGACCAAGCGCTACCGCGGCAAGACCGCCGTCGACGCCCTCGACCTGACGATCCGCCGAGGCGCCCTCACCGCCGTCCTGGGCCCCAACGGAGCCGGCAAGACCACCACCGTCGAGACCTGCGAGGGCTACCGACGCCCCGACGCCGGCATCGTCCGCGTCCTCGGCCTCGACCCCGTCGCCGACGCCCGCGCCCTCCGCCCCCGGATCGGCGTGATGCTGCAGTCCGGCGGCGTCTACTCCGGCGCCCGCGCGGCGGAGATGCTCCACCACATGGCGAAGCTCCACGCCCACCCGCTGGACGTCCCCGCCCTGATCGAGCGGCTCGGCCTGGAGTCCTGCGGCCGCACCGGCTACCGCCGCCTCTCCGGCGGCCAGCAGCAGCGGCTCTCGCTGGCGATGGCCGTGGTCGGCCGCCCGGAGCTGGTCTTCCTCGACGAGCCCACCGCCGGCCTCGACCCGCAGGCCCGCCGCGCCACCTGGGACCTGATCCGCGACCTCCGCCGGGACGGCGTGACCGTGGTCCTCACCACCCATCTGATGGACGAGGCCGAGCAGCTCGCCGACGAGGTCGCCATCGTCGACCACGGCAAGGTGATCGCCGTCGGCTCGCCCGAGCAGCTCTGCCGCGGCGGCGCCGAGAACACCCTGCGCTTCTCCGGCCGCCCCGGCCTGGACCTCGGCGGCCTCCTCAAGGCCCTCCCCGACGGCACCGCGGTGGCCGAGCTGAGCCCCGGGAGCTACCGCGTCGAAGGGACCGTGGACCCCCAGCTGCTGGCCACCGTCACCTCCTGGTGCGTCCAGGTCGGCGTGCTGCCGGACCAGCTCGCGGTCGAGCGCCGCACCCTCGAAGACGTCTTCCTGGAACTCACCGGACGGGACCTCCGCGCGTGA
- a CDS encoding heme o synthase, with the protein MFVTAVESRPAGVVEATPRHRPFPARVGAFVALTKPRIIELLLITTVPVMFLAQRGIPNLLLVLEVVVGGYLSAGGANALNMYIDRDIDALMHRTENRPLVTGMVSPRECLVFGISLGVFSTVWFAVLVNALSAALSLAALLFYVFVYTLGLKRRTPQNIVWGGIAGCMPVFIGWSAVTNSLSWAPVVLFLVMFFWTPPHYWPLSMKVQDDYANAGVPMLPVVAGNLVVARQIVIYSWVMVLVSLLLWPAAHTSLLYPIAAAVFGAMWLKEAHQLHSRAKAGVVGPKLKEMRLFHWSITYITLLFVVIAIDPFLR; encoded by the coding sequence GTGTTCGTGACCGCCGTCGAATCCCGCCCCGCTGGGGTGGTCGAGGCGACCCCGCGACACCGGCCGTTTCCGGCCCGTGTCGGGGCCTTCGTCGCACTGACCAAGCCACGCATCATCGAGCTGCTGCTGATCACCACCGTCCCGGTGATGTTCCTGGCGCAGCGCGGGATCCCGAACCTGCTGCTGGTCCTCGAGGTCGTCGTCGGCGGCTACCTCTCGGCGGGCGGCGCCAACGCCCTCAACATGTACATCGACCGCGACATCGACGCGCTGATGCACAGGACCGAGAACCGGCCGCTGGTCACCGGGATGGTCTCGCCGCGGGAGTGCCTGGTCTTCGGCATCTCGCTGGGCGTCTTCTCCACGGTGTGGTTCGCGGTGCTGGTCAACGCGCTGTCCGCGGCGCTGTCGCTGGCCGCGCTGCTGTTCTACGTCTTCGTCTACACGCTGGGGCTGAAGCGCCGGACCCCGCAGAACATCGTCTGGGGCGGGATCGCCGGCTGCATGCCGGTCTTCATCGGCTGGTCGGCGGTGACGAACTCGCTCTCCTGGGCGCCGGTGGTGCTCTTCCTGGTGATGTTCTTCTGGACGCCGCCGCACTACTGGCCGCTCTCCATGAAGGTGCAGGACGACTACGCCAACGCCGGGGTGCCGATGCTGCCGGTGGTGGCCGGGAACCTGGTGGTGGCCCGTCAGATCGTCATCTACAGCTGGGTGATGGTGCTGGTCTCGCTGCTGCTCTGGCCGGCCGCCCACACCAGTCTGCTGTACCCGATCGCGGCCGCGGTCTTCGGGGCGATGTGGCTGAAGGAGGCCCATCAGCTGCACAGCAGGGCGAAGGCCGGCGTCGTCGGCCCCAAGCTCAAGGAGATGCGGCTGTTCCACTGGTCCATCACCTACATCACCCTGCTGTTCGTGGTGATAGCGATCGACCCGTTCCTGCGCTGA
- the sufB gene encoding Fe-S cluster assembly protein SufB, with protein MTLPAETAHPELEGLGTYEYGWADSDVAGASARRGLSEDVVRDISAKKNEPEWMLKLRLKGLKLFGKKPMPTWGSDLTGIDFDNIKYFVRSTEQQAESWEELPEDIKNTYDKLGIPEAEKQRLVAGVAAQYESEVVYHQIREDLEAQGVIFLDTDTALKEHPELFKEYFGTVIPAGDNKFASLNTAVWSGGSFIYVPKGVHVDIPLQAYFRINTENMGQFERTLIIVDEDAYVHYVEGCTAPIYKSDSLHSAVVEIIVKKGGRCRYTTIQNWSNNVYNLVTKRAVAHEGATMEWVDGNIGSKVTMKYPAVYLMGEHAKGETLSIAFAGEGQHQDAGAKMVHLAPNTSSSIVSKSVARGGGRTSYRGLIEVSEGSHGAKSNVLCDALLVDTVSRSDTYPYQDVREDDVSMGHEATVSKVSEDQLFYLMSRGLTEQEAMAMIVRGFVEPIARELPMEYALELNRLIELQMEGAVG; from the coding sequence ATGACTCTGCCCGCAGAGACTGCCCACCCAGAGCTCGAGGGCCTGGGCACCTACGAGTACGGCTGGGCCGACTCCGACGTCGCGGGCGCCAGCGCCAGGCGCGGTCTCAGCGAGGACGTCGTCCGTGACATCTCCGCGAAGAAGAACGAGCCGGAGTGGATGCTCAAGCTTCGGCTCAAGGGCCTGAAGCTGTTCGGCAAGAAGCCGATGCCGACCTGGGGCTCGGACCTCACCGGGATCGACTTCGACAACATCAAGTACTTCGTGCGCTCCACCGAGCAGCAGGCCGAGTCCTGGGAGGAGCTGCCCGAGGACATCAAGAACACCTACGACAAGCTGGGCATCCCCGAGGCGGAGAAGCAGCGTCTTGTCGCGGGTGTCGCCGCGCAGTACGAGTCCGAGGTCGTCTACCACCAGATCCGCGAGGACCTGGAGGCGCAGGGCGTCATCTTCCTCGACACCGACACCGCGCTCAAGGAGCACCCGGAGCTCTTCAAGGAGTACTTCGGCACCGTGATCCCGGCCGGCGACAACAAGTTCGCCTCGCTGAACACGGCCGTGTGGTCCGGCGGATCGTTCATCTACGTGCCGAAGGGCGTGCACGTGGACATCCCGCTGCAGGCCTACTTCCGGATCAACACCGAGAACATGGGCCAGTTCGAGCGGACGCTGATCATCGTCGACGAGGACGCCTACGTCCATTACGTCGAGGGCTGCACCGCGCCGATCTACAAGTCGGACTCGCTGCACTCCGCGGTGGTCGAGATCATCGTCAAGAAGGGCGGCCGCTGCCGCTACACGACGATCCAAAACTGGTCGAACAACGTCTACAACCTGGTGACCAAGCGGGCCGTCGCCCACGAGGGCGCGACCATGGAGTGGGTCGACGGCAACATCGGCTCCAAGGTCACCATGAAGTACCCGGCCGTCTACCTGATGGGCGAGCACGCCAAGGGCGAGACGCTGTCCATCGCCTTCGCGGGCGAGGGCCAGCACCAGGACGCCGGCGCCAAGATGGTGCACCTGGCGCCCAACACCTCCTCGTCGATCGTGTCGAAGTCGGTGGCCCGCGGCGGCGGCCGTACCTCGTACCGCGGTCTGATCGAGGTCAGCGAGGGCTCGCACGGCGCCAAGTCGAACGTCCTCTGCGACGCGCTGCTGGTGGACACCGTCTCGCGCTCGGACACCTACCCGTACCAGGACGTCCGCGAGGACGACGTGTCGATGGGCCACGAGGCGACCGTCTCCAAGGTCAGCGAGGACCAGCTCTTCTACCTGATGAGCCGGGGCCTGACCGAGCAGGAGGCGATGGCGATGATCGTCCGCGGCTTCGTCGAGCCGATCGCCCGCGAACTGCCGATGGAGTACGCGCTGGAGCTCAACCGGCTGATCGAGCTCCAGATGGAGGGCGCGGTCGGCTGA
- a CDS encoding helix-turn-helix transcriptional regulator — translation MKNARTRQERVSEAAEQAAHRNTRDRVARSILDHGPSTAGDLAERLSLTQAAVRRHLDALVAAGLVEPREQRVYGHRGRGRPAKVFALTDSGRSAFYQAYDKLAADAMKFIADQAGGGEAGAEAVASFARARLEAQVERYRAAVAEARAEEGRTPAEALAEALSADGYAAGVRRVPSGAGASGPVGEQLCQHHCPVAHIAEQFPQFCEAETEVFSKVLDTHVQRLATIAHGDGVCTTYVPGPAGAPQPNDRSTTPSGRNPA, via the coding sequence GTGAAAAACGCGCGCACGAGGCAGGAGCGGGTGTCGGAGGCGGCCGAGCAGGCCGCCCACCGCAACACGCGCGATCGCGTCGCGCGCTCGATCCTCGACCACGGCCCCTCCACCGCCGGGGACCTCGCGGAGCGGCTGAGCCTGACCCAGGCCGCCGTCCGCCGGCATCTGGACGCGCTGGTCGCGGCCGGCCTGGTCGAGCCCCGTGAACAGCGGGTGTACGGGCACCGCGGGCGCGGCCGGCCGGCCAAGGTCTTCGCGCTCACCGACTCCGGGCGCTCCGCCTTCTACCAGGCCTACGACAAGCTGGCCGCGGACGCGATGAAGTTCATCGCGGACCAGGCCGGCGGCGGCGAGGCGGGTGCGGAGGCGGTCGCCTCCTTCGCCAGGGCCCGGCTGGAGGCCCAGGTGGAGCGTTACCGGGCCGCCGTCGCCGAGGCCCGTGCCGAGGAGGGGCGGACGCCCGCCGAGGCCCTTGCGGAGGCGCTCTCCGCGGACGGGTACGCTGCCGGAGTGCGGCGTGTCCCGTCCGGCGCGGGCGCCTCCGGCCCCGTCGGCGAGCAGCTCTGCCAGCACCACTGCCCGGTGGCCCACATCGCCGAGCAGTTCCCCCAGTTCTGCGAGGCGGAGACGGAAGTCTTCTCCAAGGTTCTGGACACCCACGTGCAGCGGCTGGCCACCATCGCCCACGGCGACGGGGTCTGCACCACGTACGTGCCCGGCCCCGCCGGCGCCCCGCAGCCCAACGATCGCAGTACCACTCCGTCCGGGAGGAACCCCGCATGA
- a CDS encoding COX15/CtaA family protein gives MRTPFSWLAAHWTASDRVVRWTAFAALVMSIVVVVTGGAVRLSGSGLGCPTWPTCTGDHLANTPAMGIHGVIEFGNRLLTDVLCVVVGLAIIAARCGRPWRRSLTRLAWAQFWMIVFDAVWGGIVVLAKLNPFLVAVHFLASLALIAIALVQWQRSLESDEAPVRTVGVPVVQMTRFLVLVTGALCVAGTLVTGSGPHSGDGTVVKRMPLDWEKVTQFHADLAFATVGLAVAMIFVLMAVDAPSTPRLRAKQFLAVLLSQAVVGYVQYFLHLPELVVGIHLLGAALVWLTALRLYLSLHTRPAPGELDRTPVTPPRVAAEV, from the coding sequence GTGCGTACCCCTTTCTCCTGGCTCGCCGCCCATTGGACCGCATCGGACCGTGTGGTCCGGTGGACCGCCTTCGCGGCGCTGGTGATGAGCATCGTCGTGGTGGTGACCGGCGGCGCCGTCCGGCTGAGCGGCTCCGGCCTCGGCTGCCCGACCTGGCCGACCTGCACGGGTGACCACCTGGCCAACACCCCGGCGATGGGCATCCACGGCGTCATCGAGTTCGGCAACCGGCTGCTGACCGACGTCCTCTGCGTGGTGGTCGGGCTGGCGATCATCGCCGCCCGCTGCGGCAGGCCGTGGCGGCGCAGCCTCACCAGGCTGGCCTGGGCCCAGTTCTGGATGATCGTCTTCGACGCGGTCTGGGGCGGCATCGTCGTCCTGGCGAAGCTCAACCCGTTCCTGGTGGCGGTGCACTTCCTGGCCTCGCTGGCGCTGATCGCGATCGCGCTGGTGCAGTGGCAGCGCAGCCTGGAGAGCGACGAGGCGCCGGTGCGGACGGTCGGCGTGCCGGTGGTGCAGATGACCCGGTTCCTGGTGCTGGTCACCGGCGCGCTCTGCGTCGCGGGCACGCTGGTCACCGGCTCGGGTCCGCACTCGGGCGACGGCACCGTGGTCAAGCGGATGCCGCTGGACTGGGAGAAGGTCACCCAGTTCCACGCGGACCTGGCCTTCGCGACGGTCGGTCTGGCGGTCGCGATGATCTTCGTTCTGATGGCGGTGGACGCCCCGTCGACCCCGCGGCTGCGGGCCAAGCAGTTCCTCGCGGTCCTGCTCTCCCAGGCGGTCGTCGGCTATGTGCAGTACTTCCTCCACCTGCCGGAACTGGTGGTGGGCATCCACCTCCTCGGCGCCGCGCTGGTCTGGCTGACCGCCCTCCGCCTCTACCTCTCCCTCCACACCCGCCCGGCACCGGGCGAGCTGGACCGCACCCCGGTCACCCCGCCCCGCGTGGCCGCCGAGGTCTAG
- the sufD gene encoding Fe-S cluster assembly protein SufD codes for MAGPGTGRVEQPVDARLQAVESYDVADFPVPSGREENWRFTPLHRLKGLHDGTAQAGGSVRVEVSAPEGVRVETVGRDDARLGKAGKPVDRVAAQAYSSFEKAGVVSIPKDAVLTEPVRITVHGEGGTAYGHQVVEVGAFAEAVVVIEHTGDAVLAANVEYLIGDGAKLTVVSVQDWEDTAVHAAQHTALVGRDASFKSVVVTFGGDLVRLHPRIVYGAPGGEAELFGLYFADAGQHLEHRLFIDHDTPHCRSNVAYKGALQGDDAHAVWIGDVLIRAEATGTDTYELNRNLVLTDGARVDSVPNLEIETGEIVGAGHASATGRFDDEQLFYLQARGIPADEARRLVVLGFFGELVQQIGLPELQQRLMGKVEQELEAVVS; via the coding sequence ATGGCCGGGCCGGGCACCGGCCGGGTCGAGCAGCCCGTCGACGCCCGGCTGCAGGCCGTCGAGTCCTATGACGTCGCGGACTTCCCGGTGCCCAGCGGGCGCGAGGAGAACTGGCGGTTCACCCCGCTGCACCGGCTGAAGGGCCTCCACGACGGCACCGCCCAGGCGGGCGGCTCGGTGCGGGTCGAGGTCAGCGCGCCGGAGGGCGTGCGGGTCGAGACCGTCGGCCGGGACGACGCGCGGCTCGGCAAGGCCGGCAAGCCGGTGGACCGGGTGGCCGCGCAGGCCTACTCCTCCTTCGAGAAGGCCGGCGTCGTGTCCATCCCCAAGGACGCGGTGCTGACCGAGCCGGTGCGGATCACGGTGCACGGCGAGGGCGGCACCGCCTACGGCCACCAGGTGGTCGAGGTGGGCGCGTTCGCCGAGGCCGTGGTGGTCATCGAGCACACCGGCGACGCGGTGCTCGCGGCCAACGTCGAGTACCTGATCGGGGACGGCGCCAAGCTGACCGTGGTCTCCGTGCAGGACTGGGAGGACACCGCCGTCCACGCCGCCCAGCACACCGCGCTGGTCGGCCGGGACGCGAGCTTCAAGTCCGTGGTGGTGACCTTCGGCGGCGACCTGGTGCGGCTGCACCCGCGGATCGTCTACGGCGCCCCGGGCGGCGAGGCCGAGCTCTTCGGGCTCTACTTCGCCGACGCCGGCCAGCACCTGGAGCACCGGCTCTTCATCGACCACGACACCCCGCACTGCCGCTCCAACGTCGCCTACAAGGGCGCGCTGCAGGGCGACGACGCCCACGCGGTGTGGATCGGCGACGTGCTGATCCGGGCCGAGGCCACCGGCACCGACACCTACGAGCTCAACCGGAACCTGGTCCTCACGGACGGCGCCCGGGTCGACTCGGTGCCGAACCTGGAGATCGAGACCGGCGAGATCGTCGGGGCCGGCCACGCCTCGGCCACCGGCCGCTTCGACGACGAGCAGCTCTTCTACCTGCAGGCCCGCGGCATCCCGGCGGACGAGGCCCGCCGCCTGGTGGTGCTCGGCTTCTTCGGCGAGCTGGTCCAGCAGATCGGCCTGCCCGAGCTTCAGCAGCGGCTGATGGGCAAGGTCGAGCAGGAGCTGGAGGCCGTCGTCTCGTGA
- a CDS encoding ABC transporter permease, with product MLAAQTLLETRMLLRNGEQLLLTVVIPTVLLVLFSAVDILPTTGPGHRVDFLAPGLLALAVMSTAFTGQAIGTGFERRYGVLKRLGASPLPRWTLLTAKTGCVLITEILQFALLSVIALALGWQPHGNPGAVVLLLVLGTAAFSGLGLLMAGTLRAEATLAAANLVFILLLLAGGVIVPLSKFPSAVRPVLDALPVSALSDGLRAVLQHGSAMPWGDLGILAAWAVAGLAAAARFFRWE from the coding sequence ATGCTCGCCGCCCAGACCCTCCTCGAGACCAGGATGCTGCTCAGGAACGGCGAGCAGCTGCTGCTGACCGTGGTCATCCCCACGGTCCTGCTGGTGCTGTTCTCCGCGGTGGACATCCTGCCGACGACCGGGCCGGGCCACCGGGTGGACTTCCTCGCCCCCGGGCTCCTCGCCCTCGCGGTGATGTCCACGGCCTTCACCGGGCAGGCCATCGGGACCGGTTTCGAGCGCCGCTACGGGGTCCTCAAGCGGCTCGGCGCCAGCCCCCTCCCCCGCTGGACGCTCCTCACCGCCAAGACCGGCTGCGTGCTGATCACCGAGATCCTGCAGTTCGCCCTCCTCTCGGTGATCGCCCTGGCCCTGGGGTGGCAGCCGCACGGCAACCCCGGCGCGGTGGTCCTCCTCCTGGTCCTGGGCACGGCCGCGTTCTCCGGGCTCGGCCTGCTGATGGCCGGCACCCTGCGGGCCGAGGCGACCCTGGCCGCCGCCAACCTGGTCTTCATCCTTCTCCTCCTGGCCGGCGGCGTGATCGTGCCGCTCAGCAAGTTCCCCTCGGCGGTCCGCCCGGTGCTGGACGCGCTGCCGGTCTCCGCCCTCTCCGACGGGCTCCGCGCCGTCCTCCAGCACGGTTCCGCGATGCCCTGGGGCGACCTGGGGATCCTCGCCGCCTGGGCGGTGGCCGGACTCGCCGCGGCGGCCCGGTTCTTCCGCTGGGAGTAG
- a CDS encoding non-heme iron oxygenase ferredoxin subunit has translation MTANFERVCALGELEPDTPKRVEVGGVPVAVVRAEGEVYAINDICSHAHVSLSEGEVEDCSIECWLHGSSFDLRTGKPNGLPATKPVPVYPVKIEGDGADAAVLVAVNQES, from the coding sequence GTGACCGCGAATTTTGAACGGGTGTGCGCGCTCGGCGAGTTGGAGCCGGACACCCCGAAGCGGGTGGAGGTCGGCGGGGTGCCGGTGGCCGTGGTCCGCGCGGAGGGCGAGGTCTACGCGATCAACGACATCTGCTCGCACGCCCACGTCTCGCTCTCCGAGGGCGAGGTCGAGGACTGCTCCATCGAGTGCTGGCTGCACGGGTCGTCCTTCGACCTGCGCACCGGAAAGCCCAACGGGCTGCCCGCCACCAAGCCCGTCCCCGTGTACCCCGTGAAGATCGAAGGAGACGGCGCCGACGCCGCCGTGCTCGTCGCCGTCAACCAGGAGTCCTGA
- the sufC gene encoding Fe-S cluster assembly ATPase SufC has translation MATLEINDLHVTVEAENGPREILKGVDLTVKQGETHAIMGPNGSGKSTLAYSLAGHPKYTITGGTVLLDGEDVLAMTVDERAKAGVFLAMQYPVEVPGVSVSNFLRTSATAIRGEAPKLRHWVKEVKEAMERLQIDPAFAERNVNEGFSGGEKKRHEILQLELLKPKIAVLDETDSGLDVDALRIVSEGVNRVRENGEVGTLLITHYTRILRYIKPDYVHVFAGGRIVESGGPELADKLENEGYEAYVKGGAAE, from the coding sequence ATGGCAACGCTTGAGATCAACGACCTGCACGTCACCGTTGAAGCCGAGAACGGCCCCCGCGAGATCCTGAAGGGCGTCGACCTGACGGTCAAGCAGGGCGAGACCCACGCCATCATGGGTCCGAACGGCTCCGGCAAGTCGACGCTGGCCTACTCGCTGGCCGGCCACCCGAAGTACACGATCACCGGCGGCACCGTGCTGCTGGACGGCGAGGACGTCCTCGCGATGACCGTGGACGAGCGGGCCAAGGCCGGCGTCTTCCTCGCCATGCAGTACCCGGTCGAGGTGCCCGGCGTCTCCGTGTCCAACTTCCTGCGGACCTCCGCCACCGCCATCCGCGGTGAGGCCCCCAAGCTGCGGCACTGGGTCAAGGAGGTCAAGGAGGCCATGGAGCGCCTCCAGATCGACCCCGCCTTCGCCGAGCGCAACGTCAACGAGGGCTTCTCCGGCGGTGAGAAGAAGCGCCACGAGATCCTCCAGCTGGAGCTCCTCAAGCCGAAGATCGCGGTGCTCGACGAGACCGACTCCGGCCTCGACGTCGACGCGCTGCGGATCGTCTCCGAGGGCGTCAACCGGGTCCGCGAGAACGGCGAGGTCGGCACCCTGCTGATCACCCACTACACGCGGATCCTCCGCTACATCAAGCCCGACTACGTCCACGTCTTCGCGGGCGGGCGGATCGTCGAGTCCGGCGGTCCCGAGCTCGCCGACAAGCTGGAGAACGAGGGCTACGAGGCGTACGTGAAGGGTGGCGCAGCCGAGTGA